From Cannabis sativa cultivar Pink pepper isolate KNU-18-1 chromosome 8, ASM2916894v1, whole genome shotgun sequence, a single genomic window includes:
- the LOC115700507 gene encoding ubiquitin C-terminal hydrolase 12 isoform X8, whose amino-acid sequence MTMMTPPPLDQEDEEMLVPHSDLVEGPQPMEAQVEPANTVENQTVENQPVEDPPSIKFTWTIENFTRLNVKKHYSDVFVVGGYKWRILIFPKGNNVDYLSMYLDVADSSTLPYGWSRYAQFSLAVVNQMHNKYSIRKDTQHQFNTRESDWGFTSFMPLSDLYDPSRGYLMNDTCLVEAEVAVRKVLDYWSYDSKKETGYVGLKNQGATCYMNSLLQTLYHIPYFRKAVYHMPTTENDMPSGSIPLALQSLFYKLQYNDSSVATKELTKSFGWDTYDSFMQHDVQELNRVLCEKLEDKMKGTVVEGTIQQLFEGHHMNYIECINVDYKSTRKESFYDLQLDVKGCRDVYASFDKYVEVERLEGDNKYHAEEHGLQDAKKGVLFIDFPPVLQLQLKRFEYDFMRDTMVKINDRYEFPLQLDLDRENGKYLSPDADRSVRNLYTLHSVLVHSGGVHGGHYYAFIRPTLTDQWYKFDDERVTKEDMKRALEEQYGGEEELPQTNPGFNNTPFKFTKYSNAYMLVYIRESDKDKIICNVDEKDIAEHLRVRLKKEQEEKEDKKRYKAQAHLFTIIKVARDEDLSEQIGKDIYFDLVDHDKVRSFRIQKQTPFNQFKEEVAKEFGIPVQFQRFWIWAKRQNHTYRPNRPLTPQEETQSVGQLREVSNKTHNAELKLFLEVELGPDLRPIPPPDKTKEDILLFFKLYDPEKKELRYVGRLFVKSSGKPMEILGKLNQMAGFASDEEIELYEEIKFEPCVMCEHLDKRTSFRLSQIEDGDIICFQKSPLPETEVESKYPDVPSFLEYVHNRQIVHFRALERPKEDDFCLELSKIHSYDDVVERVARQIGLDDPSKIRLTAHNCYSQQPKPQPIKYRGVEHLSDMLVHYNQTSDILYYEVLDIPLPELQGLKNLKVAFHHATKDEVVIHNIRLPKQSTVGDVINELKTKVELSRPDAELRLLEVFYHKIYKIFPHTEKIENINDQYWTLRAEEIPEEEKNLGAHDRLIHVYHFTKDTAQNQMQVQNFGEPFFLVIREGETLAEVKVRIQKKLQVPDDEFSKWKFAFLSLGRPEYLQDSDVVSSRFQRRDVYGAWEQYLGLEHSDNAPKRAYAVNQNRHAYEKPVKIYN is encoded by the exons ATGACTATGATGACTCCTCCGCCGTTGGAT CAAGAAGACGAGGAGATGCTTGTGCCGCATTCGGATTTGGTCGAGGGACCTCAGCCAATGGAAG CTCAGGTGGAGCCCGCTAATACGGTGGAGAATCAAACTGTTGAGAATCAACCAGTAGAGGATCCTCCATCAATTAAATTTACTTGGACAATTGAAAACTTTACAAGGTTGAATGTAAAAAAGCACTATTCTGACGTTTTCGTCGTGGGGGGTTATAAATG GCGAATACTAATTTTTCCCAAGGGGAATAATGTAGACTATCTATCAATGTATTTGGATGTGGCCGATTCTTCAACATTGCCTTATGGATGGAGTAGATATGCTCAGTTCAGCCTGGCCGTGGTTAACCAGATGCATAACAAGTACTCAATAAGAAAGG ACACGCAGCACCAGTTTAACACAAGGGAAAGTGACTGGGGCTTCACATCGTTCATGCCTCTGAGTGATCTTTATGACCCTAGTAGAGGATATCTTATGAATGACACATGTTTAGTTGAAGCCGAGGTAGCTGTCCGCAAGGTTCTTGATTACTGGTCTTATGATTCTAAAAAGGAAACTGGTTACGTTGGGCTCAAGAATCAGGGAGCAACTTGTTACATGAATTCTCTGCTCCAGACGTTGTACCATATTCCTTATTTCAGAAAG GCTGTGTACCATATGCCAACTACTGAGAATGATATGCCATCGGGAAGCATCCCACTTGCACTACAGAGTTTATTCTATAAGCTTCAATACAATGACAGCAGTGTTGCCACAAAAGAATTAACCAAGTCTTTTGGATGGGATACATATGATTCTTTTATGCAACATGATGTGCAAGAACTCAACAGGGTACTTTGTGAAAAGCTTGAAGACAAAATGAAG GGAACTGTTGTGGAGGGTACAATACAACAATTATTTGAGGGTCATCACATGAATTACATCGAGTGCATAAATGTAGACTACAAATCTACAAGGAAGGAATCATTTTATG ATCTTCAGCTTGATGTGAAAGGATGTCGGGATGTTTATGCCTCTTTTGACAAATATGTGGAAGTTGAACGTCTTGAGGGCGATAATAAATACCATGCTGAAGAACATGGTTTGCAG GATGCTAAGAAGGGTGTCTTATTTATTGACTTCCCACCTGTCCTTCAACTTCAACTAAAGCGGTTTGAATATGATTTTATGCGGGACACTATGGTCAAG ATCAATGACCGCTATGAGTTTCCTCTTCAACTTGATCTTGACAGGGAAAATGGAAAATATCTATCACCTGATGCTGATAGAAGTGTCCGCAACCTTTATACACTTCATAG TGTTTTGGTTCATAGCGGTGGGGTGCATGGTGGACACTACTATGCTTTTATTCGGCCAACCCTCACAGATCAGTG GTACAAATTTGATGATGAACGCGTGACAAAAGAAGATATGAAAAGGGCTCTAGAAGAGCAGTATGGTGGCGAGGAAGAG TTGCCACAAACCAATCCTGGTTTTAATAATACTCCCTTCAAGTTTACAAAATACTCTAATGCATACATGCTTGTGTATATAAGGGAAAGTGACAAGGACAAAATAATTTGTAATGTTGACGAGAAGGACATTGCTGAACATTTAAGG GTGAGATTGAAGAAAGAACAAGAAGAGAAGGAGGATAAGAAAAGATATAAAGCACAAGCCCACCTTTTTACTATAATAAAG GTCGCACGAGATGAGGACCTTTCTGAACAGATTggaaaagatatatattttgacCTTGTAGATCATGATAAAGTTCGTAGTTTCCGTATTCAGAAACAAACACCTTTTAACCAATTCAAG GAAGAGGTTGCAAAAGAGTTTGGAATACCTGTGCAATTTCAACGATTCTGGATTTGGGCAAAACGGCAAAATCACACGTACCGCCCCAATAGACCTTTGACACCTCAGGAGGAAACACAATCA GTTGGACAGTTGAGAGAGGTCTCAAATAAGACACATAATGCAGAGCTCAAATTGTTTTTGGAAGTTGAGCTCGGACCG GATTTACGTCCTATTCCTCCACCTGACAAAACTAAGGAGGATATACTACTCTTTTTCAAGCTTTATGATCCTGAGAAAAAGGAGCTACG ATATGTTGGGAGGCTTTTTGTGAAAAGCTCTGGTAAGCCAATGGAAATTTTAGGAAAACTTAATCAAATGGCTGGATTTGCTTCTGATGAAGAAATAGAGCTTTATGAG GAGATAAAGTTTGAACCTTGTGTCATGTGTGAACACCTTGATAAGAGGACCTCTTTTCGGTTGAGTCAG ATCGAAGATGGGGACATTATTTGCTTTCAGAAATCTCCTCTACCTGAAACTGAAGTAGAAAGCAAATACCCAGATGTGCCTTCATTTTTGGAATATGTACACAATCGACAG ATTGTTCACTTTCGAGCATTGGAGAGACCAAAGGAGGATGATTTCTGTTTAGAACT GTCAAAGATACACAGTTATGATGATGTGGTGGAGAGAGTGGCTCGCCAAATAGGTTTGGATGATCCATCTAAAATCAGGCTAACAGCTCATAACTGTTATTCTCAGCAACCTAAGCCCCAGCCTATAAAATACAGAGGAGTAGAACATTTGTCAGACATGCTAGTCCATTACAATCAA ACCTCAGATATTTTGTACTATGAAGTTTTGGACATCCCCCTGCCAGAACTACAAGGTTTGAAAAATCTGAAAGTTGCTTTTCATCACGCAACAAAAGATGAG GTTGTTATTCACAACATCAGATTACCCAAACAGAGCACTGTTGGAGATGTGATCAACGAACTTAAAACGAAG GTAGAGTTGTCTCGTCCAGATGCAGAACTCAGACTGCTTGAGGTTTTCTACCACAAGATATACAAG ATATTTCCACACACTGAAAAGATAGAGAATATAAATGATCAATACTGGACCTTGCGAGCAGAGGAG ATTCCGGAAGAAGAGAAAAACCTGGGTGCCCATGATCGCTTGATTCATGTTTACCACTTCACAAAGGACACTGCTCAAAACCAGATG CAAGTCCAAAATTTTGGTGAACCCTTCTTCTTGGTCATTCGTGAAGGTGAGACTTTAGCTGAAGTCAAGGTGCGTATTCAAAAGAAGTTGCAGGTTCCAGATGATGAGTTTTCTAAG TGGAAGTTTGCTTTCTTATCCCTTGGCCGTCCAGAGTACCTGCAGGATTCTGATGTAGTTTCAAGTCGTTTTCAG AGAAGAGATGTATACGGTGCTTGGGAACAGTACCTTGGGTTGGAGCACTCTGATAATGCTCCTAAGAGGGCTTATGCAGTAAATCAG AACCGACATGCATACGAGAAGCCAGTTAAAATTTACAACTAA
- the LOC115700507 gene encoding ubiquitin C-terminal hydrolase 13 isoform X4, translated as MTMMTPPPLDQQEDEEMLVPHSDLVEGPQPMEAQVEPANTVENQTVENQPVEDPPSIKFTWTIENFTRLNVKKHYSDVFVVGGYKWRILIFPKGNNVDYLSMYLDVADSSTLPYGWSRYAQFSLAVVNQMHNKYSIRKDTQHQFNTRESDWGFTSFMPLSDLYDPSRGYLMNDTCLVEAEVAVRKVLDYWSYDSKKETGYVGLKNQGATCYMNSLLQTLYHIPYFRKAVYHMPTTENDMPSGSIPLALQSLFYKLQYNDSSVATKELTKSFGWDTYDSFMQHDVQELNRVLCEKLEDKMKGTVVEGTIQQLFEGHHMNYIECINVDYKSTRKESFYDLQLDVKGCRDVYASFDKYVEVERLEGDNKYHAEEHGLQDAKKGVLFIDFPPVLQLQLKRFEYDFMRDTMVKINDRYEFPLQLDLDRENGKYLSPDADRSVRNLYTLHSVLVHSGGVHGGHYYAFIRPTLTDQWYKFDDERVTKEDMKRALEEQYGGEEELPQTNPGFNNTPFKFTKYSNAYMLVYIRESDKDKIICNVDEKDIAEHLRVRLKKEQEEKEDKKRYKAQAHLFTIIKVARDEDLSEQIGKDIYFDLVDHDKVRSFRIQKQTPFNQFKEEVAKEFGIPVQFQRFWIWAKRQNHTYRPNRPLTPQEETQSVGQLREVSNKTHNAELKLFLEVELGPDLRPIPPPDKTKEDILLFFKLYDPEKKELRYVGRLFVKSSGKPMEILGKLNQMAGFASDEEIELYEEIKFEPCVMCEHLDKRTSFRLSQIEDGDIICFQKSPLPETEVESKYPDVPSFLEYVHNRQIVHFRALERPKEDDFCLELSKIHSYDDVVERVARQIGLDDPSKIRLTAHNCYSQQPKPQPIKYRGVEHLSDMLVHYNQVTSDILYYEVLDIPLPELQGLKNLKVAFHHATKDEVVIHNIRLPKQSTVGDVINELKTKVELSRPDAELRLLEVFYHKIYKIFPHTEKIENINDQYWTLRAEEIPEEEKNLGAHDRLIHVYHFTKDTAQNQMQVQNFGEPFFLVIREGETLAEVKVRIQKKLQVPDDEFSKWKFAFLSLGRPEYLQDSDVVSSRFQRRDVYGAWEQYLGLEHSDNAPKRAYAVNQNRHAYEKPVKIYN; from the exons ATGACTATGATGACTCCTCCGCCGTTGGAT CAGCAAGAAGACGAGGAGATGCTTGTGCCGCATTCGGATTTGGTCGAGGGACCTCAGCCAATGGAAG CTCAGGTGGAGCCCGCTAATACGGTGGAGAATCAAACTGTTGAGAATCAACCAGTAGAGGATCCTCCATCAATTAAATTTACTTGGACAATTGAAAACTTTACAAGGTTGAATGTAAAAAAGCACTATTCTGACGTTTTCGTCGTGGGGGGTTATAAATG GCGAATACTAATTTTTCCCAAGGGGAATAATGTAGACTATCTATCAATGTATTTGGATGTGGCCGATTCTTCAACATTGCCTTATGGATGGAGTAGATATGCTCAGTTCAGCCTGGCCGTGGTTAACCAGATGCATAACAAGTACTCAATAAGAAAGG ACACGCAGCACCAGTTTAACACAAGGGAAAGTGACTGGGGCTTCACATCGTTCATGCCTCTGAGTGATCTTTATGACCCTAGTAGAGGATATCTTATGAATGACACATGTTTAGTTGAAGCCGAGGTAGCTGTCCGCAAGGTTCTTGATTACTGGTCTTATGATTCTAAAAAGGAAACTGGTTACGTTGGGCTCAAGAATCAGGGAGCAACTTGTTACATGAATTCTCTGCTCCAGACGTTGTACCATATTCCTTATTTCAGAAAG GCTGTGTACCATATGCCAACTACTGAGAATGATATGCCATCGGGAAGCATCCCACTTGCACTACAGAGTTTATTCTATAAGCTTCAATACAATGACAGCAGTGTTGCCACAAAAGAATTAACCAAGTCTTTTGGATGGGATACATATGATTCTTTTATGCAACATGATGTGCAAGAACTCAACAGGGTACTTTGTGAAAAGCTTGAAGACAAAATGAAG GGAACTGTTGTGGAGGGTACAATACAACAATTATTTGAGGGTCATCACATGAATTACATCGAGTGCATAAATGTAGACTACAAATCTACAAGGAAGGAATCATTTTATG ATCTTCAGCTTGATGTGAAAGGATGTCGGGATGTTTATGCCTCTTTTGACAAATATGTGGAAGTTGAACGTCTTGAGGGCGATAATAAATACCATGCTGAAGAACATGGTTTGCAG GATGCTAAGAAGGGTGTCTTATTTATTGACTTCCCACCTGTCCTTCAACTTCAACTAAAGCGGTTTGAATATGATTTTATGCGGGACACTATGGTCAAG ATCAATGACCGCTATGAGTTTCCTCTTCAACTTGATCTTGACAGGGAAAATGGAAAATATCTATCACCTGATGCTGATAGAAGTGTCCGCAACCTTTATACACTTCATAG TGTTTTGGTTCATAGCGGTGGGGTGCATGGTGGACACTACTATGCTTTTATTCGGCCAACCCTCACAGATCAGTG GTACAAATTTGATGATGAACGCGTGACAAAAGAAGATATGAAAAGGGCTCTAGAAGAGCAGTATGGTGGCGAGGAAGAG TTGCCACAAACCAATCCTGGTTTTAATAATACTCCCTTCAAGTTTACAAAATACTCTAATGCATACATGCTTGTGTATATAAGGGAAAGTGACAAGGACAAAATAATTTGTAATGTTGACGAGAAGGACATTGCTGAACATTTAAGG GTGAGATTGAAGAAAGAACAAGAAGAGAAGGAGGATAAGAAAAGATATAAAGCACAAGCCCACCTTTTTACTATAATAAAG GTCGCACGAGATGAGGACCTTTCTGAACAGATTggaaaagatatatattttgacCTTGTAGATCATGATAAAGTTCGTAGTTTCCGTATTCAGAAACAAACACCTTTTAACCAATTCAAG GAAGAGGTTGCAAAAGAGTTTGGAATACCTGTGCAATTTCAACGATTCTGGATTTGGGCAAAACGGCAAAATCACACGTACCGCCCCAATAGACCTTTGACACCTCAGGAGGAAACACAATCA GTTGGACAGTTGAGAGAGGTCTCAAATAAGACACATAATGCAGAGCTCAAATTGTTTTTGGAAGTTGAGCTCGGACCG GATTTACGTCCTATTCCTCCACCTGACAAAACTAAGGAGGATATACTACTCTTTTTCAAGCTTTATGATCCTGAGAAAAAGGAGCTACG ATATGTTGGGAGGCTTTTTGTGAAAAGCTCTGGTAAGCCAATGGAAATTTTAGGAAAACTTAATCAAATGGCTGGATTTGCTTCTGATGAAGAAATAGAGCTTTATGAG GAGATAAAGTTTGAACCTTGTGTCATGTGTGAACACCTTGATAAGAGGACCTCTTTTCGGTTGAGTCAG ATCGAAGATGGGGACATTATTTGCTTTCAGAAATCTCCTCTACCTGAAACTGAAGTAGAAAGCAAATACCCAGATGTGCCTTCATTTTTGGAATATGTACACAATCGACAG ATTGTTCACTTTCGAGCATTGGAGAGACCAAAGGAGGATGATTTCTGTTTAGAACT GTCAAAGATACACAGTTATGATGATGTGGTGGAGAGAGTGGCTCGCCAAATAGGTTTGGATGATCCATCTAAAATCAGGCTAACAGCTCATAACTGTTATTCTCAGCAACCTAAGCCCCAGCCTATAAAATACAGAGGAGTAGAACATTTGTCAGACATGCTAGTCCATTACAATCAAGTA ACCTCAGATATTTTGTACTATGAAGTTTTGGACATCCCCCTGCCAGAACTACAAGGTTTGAAAAATCTGAAAGTTGCTTTTCATCACGCAACAAAAGATGAG GTTGTTATTCACAACATCAGATTACCCAAACAGAGCACTGTTGGAGATGTGATCAACGAACTTAAAACGAAG GTAGAGTTGTCTCGTCCAGATGCAGAACTCAGACTGCTTGAGGTTTTCTACCACAAGATATACAAG ATATTTCCACACACTGAAAAGATAGAGAATATAAATGATCAATACTGGACCTTGCGAGCAGAGGAG ATTCCGGAAGAAGAGAAAAACCTGGGTGCCCATGATCGCTTGATTCATGTTTACCACTTCACAAAGGACACTGCTCAAAACCAGATG CAAGTCCAAAATTTTGGTGAACCCTTCTTCTTGGTCATTCGTGAAGGTGAGACTTTAGCTGAAGTCAAGGTGCGTATTCAAAAGAAGTTGCAGGTTCCAGATGATGAGTTTTCTAAG TGGAAGTTTGCTTTCTTATCCCTTGGCCGTCCAGAGTACCTGCAGGATTCTGATGTAGTTTCAAGTCGTTTTCAG AGAAGAGATGTATACGGTGCTTGGGAACAGTACCTTGGGTTGGAGCACTCTGATAATGCTCCTAAGAGGGCTTATGCAGTAAATCAG AACCGACATGCATACGAGAAGCCAGTTAAAATTTACAACTAA
- the LOC115700507 gene encoding ubiquitin C-terminal hydrolase 12 isoform X3 → MTMMTPPPLDQEDEEMLVPHSDLVEGPQPMEAAQVEPANTVENQTVENQPVEDPPSIKFTWTIENFTRLNVKKHYSDVFVVGGYKWRILIFPKGNNVDYLSMYLDVADSSTLPYGWSRYAQFSLAVVNQMHNKYSIRKDTQHQFNTRESDWGFTSFMPLSDLYDPSRGYLMNDTCLVEAEVAVRKVLDYWSYDSKKETGYVGLKNQGATCYMNSLLQTLYHIPYFRKAVYHMPTTENDMPSGSIPLALQSLFYKLQYNDSSVATKELTKSFGWDTYDSFMQHDVQELNRVLCEKLEDKMKGTVVEGTIQQLFEGHHMNYIECINVDYKSTRKESFYDLQLDVKGCRDVYASFDKYVEVERLEGDNKYHAEEHGLQDAKKGVLFIDFPPVLQLQLKRFEYDFMRDTMVKINDRYEFPLQLDLDRENGKYLSPDADRSVRNLYTLHSVLVHSGGVHGGHYYAFIRPTLTDQWYKFDDERVTKEDMKRALEEQYGGEEELPQTNPGFNNTPFKFTKYSNAYMLVYIRESDKDKIICNVDEKDIAEHLRVRLKKEQEEKEDKKRYKAQAHLFTIIKVARDEDLSEQIGKDIYFDLVDHDKVRSFRIQKQTPFNQFKEEVAKEFGIPVQFQRFWIWAKRQNHTYRPNRPLTPQEETQSVGQLREVSNKTHNAELKLFLEVELGPDLRPIPPPDKTKEDILLFFKLYDPEKKELRYVGRLFVKSSGKPMEILGKLNQMAGFASDEEIELYEEIKFEPCVMCEHLDKRTSFRLSQIEDGDIICFQKSPLPETEVESKYPDVPSFLEYVHNRQIVHFRALERPKEDDFCLELSKIHSYDDVVERVARQIGLDDPSKIRLTAHNCYSQQPKPQPIKYRGVEHLSDMLVHYNQVTSDILYYEVLDIPLPELQGLKNLKVAFHHATKDEVVIHNIRLPKQSTVGDVINELKTKVELSRPDAELRLLEVFYHKIYKIFPHTEKIENINDQYWTLRAEEIPEEEKNLGAHDRLIHVYHFTKDTAQNQMQVQNFGEPFFLVIREGETLAEVKVRIQKKLQVPDDEFSKWKFAFLSLGRPEYLQDSDVVSSRFQRRDVYGAWEQYLGLEHSDNAPKRAYAVNQNRHAYEKPVKIYN, encoded by the exons ATGACTATGATGACTCCTCCGCCGTTGGAT CAAGAAGACGAGGAGATGCTTGTGCCGCATTCGGATTTGGTCGAGGGACCTCAGCCAATGGAAG CAGCTCAGGTGGAGCCCGCTAATACGGTGGAGAATCAAACTGTTGAGAATCAACCAGTAGAGGATCCTCCATCAATTAAATTTACTTGGACAATTGAAAACTTTACAAGGTTGAATGTAAAAAAGCACTATTCTGACGTTTTCGTCGTGGGGGGTTATAAATG GCGAATACTAATTTTTCCCAAGGGGAATAATGTAGACTATCTATCAATGTATTTGGATGTGGCCGATTCTTCAACATTGCCTTATGGATGGAGTAGATATGCTCAGTTCAGCCTGGCCGTGGTTAACCAGATGCATAACAAGTACTCAATAAGAAAGG ACACGCAGCACCAGTTTAACACAAGGGAAAGTGACTGGGGCTTCACATCGTTCATGCCTCTGAGTGATCTTTATGACCCTAGTAGAGGATATCTTATGAATGACACATGTTTAGTTGAAGCCGAGGTAGCTGTCCGCAAGGTTCTTGATTACTGGTCTTATGATTCTAAAAAGGAAACTGGTTACGTTGGGCTCAAGAATCAGGGAGCAACTTGTTACATGAATTCTCTGCTCCAGACGTTGTACCATATTCCTTATTTCAGAAAG GCTGTGTACCATATGCCAACTACTGAGAATGATATGCCATCGGGAAGCATCCCACTTGCACTACAGAGTTTATTCTATAAGCTTCAATACAATGACAGCAGTGTTGCCACAAAAGAATTAACCAAGTCTTTTGGATGGGATACATATGATTCTTTTATGCAACATGATGTGCAAGAACTCAACAGGGTACTTTGTGAAAAGCTTGAAGACAAAATGAAG GGAACTGTTGTGGAGGGTACAATACAACAATTATTTGAGGGTCATCACATGAATTACATCGAGTGCATAAATGTAGACTACAAATCTACAAGGAAGGAATCATTTTATG ATCTTCAGCTTGATGTGAAAGGATGTCGGGATGTTTATGCCTCTTTTGACAAATATGTGGAAGTTGAACGTCTTGAGGGCGATAATAAATACCATGCTGAAGAACATGGTTTGCAG GATGCTAAGAAGGGTGTCTTATTTATTGACTTCCCACCTGTCCTTCAACTTCAACTAAAGCGGTTTGAATATGATTTTATGCGGGACACTATGGTCAAG ATCAATGACCGCTATGAGTTTCCTCTTCAACTTGATCTTGACAGGGAAAATGGAAAATATCTATCACCTGATGCTGATAGAAGTGTCCGCAACCTTTATACACTTCATAG TGTTTTGGTTCATAGCGGTGGGGTGCATGGTGGACACTACTATGCTTTTATTCGGCCAACCCTCACAGATCAGTG GTACAAATTTGATGATGAACGCGTGACAAAAGAAGATATGAAAAGGGCTCTAGAAGAGCAGTATGGTGGCGAGGAAGAG TTGCCACAAACCAATCCTGGTTTTAATAATACTCCCTTCAAGTTTACAAAATACTCTAATGCATACATGCTTGTGTATATAAGGGAAAGTGACAAGGACAAAATAATTTGTAATGTTGACGAGAAGGACATTGCTGAACATTTAAGG GTGAGATTGAAGAAAGAACAAGAAGAGAAGGAGGATAAGAAAAGATATAAAGCACAAGCCCACCTTTTTACTATAATAAAG GTCGCACGAGATGAGGACCTTTCTGAACAGATTggaaaagatatatattttgacCTTGTAGATCATGATAAAGTTCGTAGTTTCCGTATTCAGAAACAAACACCTTTTAACCAATTCAAG GAAGAGGTTGCAAAAGAGTTTGGAATACCTGTGCAATTTCAACGATTCTGGATTTGGGCAAAACGGCAAAATCACACGTACCGCCCCAATAGACCTTTGACACCTCAGGAGGAAACACAATCA GTTGGACAGTTGAGAGAGGTCTCAAATAAGACACATAATGCAGAGCTCAAATTGTTTTTGGAAGTTGAGCTCGGACCG GATTTACGTCCTATTCCTCCACCTGACAAAACTAAGGAGGATATACTACTCTTTTTCAAGCTTTATGATCCTGAGAAAAAGGAGCTACG ATATGTTGGGAGGCTTTTTGTGAAAAGCTCTGGTAAGCCAATGGAAATTTTAGGAAAACTTAATCAAATGGCTGGATTTGCTTCTGATGAAGAAATAGAGCTTTATGAG GAGATAAAGTTTGAACCTTGTGTCATGTGTGAACACCTTGATAAGAGGACCTCTTTTCGGTTGAGTCAG ATCGAAGATGGGGACATTATTTGCTTTCAGAAATCTCCTCTACCTGAAACTGAAGTAGAAAGCAAATACCCAGATGTGCCTTCATTTTTGGAATATGTACACAATCGACAG ATTGTTCACTTTCGAGCATTGGAGAGACCAAAGGAGGATGATTTCTGTTTAGAACT GTCAAAGATACACAGTTATGATGATGTGGTGGAGAGAGTGGCTCGCCAAATAGGTTTGGATGATCCATCTAAAATCAGGCTAACAGCTCATAACTGTTATTCTCAGCAACCTAAGCCCCAGCCTATAAAATACAGAGGAGTAGAACATTTGTCAGACATGCTAGTCCATTACAATCAAGTA ACCTCAGATATTTTGTACTATGAAGTTTTGGACATCCCCCTGCCAGAACTACAAGGTTTGAAAAATCTGAAAGTTGCTTTTCATCACGCAACAAAAGATGAG GTTGTTATTCACAACATCAGATTACCCAAACAGAGCACTGTTGGAGATGTGATCAACGAACTTAAAACGAAG GTAGAGTTGTCTCGTCCAGATGCAGAACTCAGACTGCTTGAGGTTTTCTACCACAAGATATACAAG ATATTTCCACACACTGAAAAGATAGAGAATATAAATGATCAATACTGGACCTTGCGAGCAGAGGAG ATTCCGGAAGAAGAGAAAAACCTGGGTGCCCATGATCGCTTGATTCATGTTTACCACTTCACAAAGGACACTGCTCAAAACCAGATG CAAGTCCAAAATTTTGGTGAACCCTTCTTCTTGGTCATTCGTGAAGGTGAGACTTTAGCTGAAGTCAAGGTGCGTATTCAAAAGAAGTTGCAGGTTCCAGATGATGAGTTTTCTAAG TGGAAGTTTGCTTTCTTATCCCTTGGCCGTCCAGAGTACCTGCAGGATTCTGATGTAGTTTCAAGTCGTTTTCAG AGAAGAGATGTATACGGTGCTTGGGAACAGTACCTTGGGTTGGAGCACTCTGATAATGCTCCTAAGAGGGCTTATGCAGTAAATCAG AACCGACATGCATACGAGAAGCCAGTTAAAATTTACAACTAA